The Sphingorhabdus sp. Alg231-15 genome has a segment encoding these proteins:
- the fliE gene encoding flagellar hook-basal body complex protein FliE, with protein MSSVNMNSLMAARNAILNRNNALQDIASKTSNLAGPGQAPQTEKPSGPNGFADQLTNAIQEVNNLQATAKANTAAYQMGETNDVAAVMLSKHKASLGFESTLQVRNKLLSAYKDIMNMSV; from the coding sequence ATGTCTTCCGTCAATATGAACAGCCTGATGGCAGCGCGCAACGCGATCCTCAACCGCAACAATGCGCTGCAGGACATTGCCAGTAAAACATCCAATCTGGCTGGTCCCGGTCAGGCACCGCAAACCGAGAAACCATCTGGACCGAACGGTTTTGCCGACCAGCTGACCAATGCCATTCAGGAAGTGAACAATCTGCAAGCAACCGCGAAAGCCAACACGGCCGCCTATCAAATGGGCGAGACCAACGATGTGGCTGCGGTGATGCTCTCCAAGCACAAAGCGTCGCTGGGTTTTGAATCCACGCTGCAAGTGCGCAACAAACTGCTGTCTGCCTACAAAGACATCATGAACATGTCGGTATGA